The DNA sequence GCTGCCCGGTGACGTGACATCCCCGGCCGGGTTCCGTCCAGATCGTGAGGATGCCGCCGAGGGCCTCGACGCGGTCGACCATGTTCTGGAGCCCCGTGCCCGGCGGGCACGTCGACGGGTCGAAGCCGGGCCCATCGTCGGTCACCGAGAACGTCAACCAACCCGCCTCTGCCCCCAGGCGGACCGTTACCGCCACGCCGGCTGCATGCTTGCTGGCATTCTGGATCGCTTCAAGGCAGCAGAAGTAGGCGGCGACCTCCACCTCGGCGGGGAAGCGGCCGGTGATCACCTCCGGAGCGGCCACGATCGTGGCACGCAGCTCGTGCTTGCGGATGTGCGCGTCGAGCGCAGCCAGCACCCCCTCCTGGGTCAGCAACGGCGGGAAGATCCCCCGCGCCAGATCACGCAGGTCGTTCAAGGCCGTGTCGGCGTCGGTGCCGAGCTGATCCAACGCCTCGGCGGCTGCCGCCGGGTCGCGCTCCAGCAGCTGGCCGACGACGCCGAGCTTGAGCGCGATGCTGACCAGTTGCTGCTGCGCCCCGTCGTGGATCTCACGCTCCATGCGCCTGCGCTCGGCGTCCTGGGCGGCCACCAGCCGCTGCCGCGAGGCCTGCAGCTCCGCGGCCTGGCCCGTCACGGCCTCGACCTTCGTCCGCAGCTCCGCGGTCAGCCGGACGTTGCGCAGCGCGAGCCCCGCCTGGGCCGCGAGGTCGTCGAGCAGCCGGGCCTGGTCGCCTCGCAAGCGGTCACCGGCCGACAGGGCGATCGCGATCTCGCCGACGACCTCACCGTGGTGGGTCACCGTGACGCTGCGGTCCCAAGCGTCGGTGGCCGTGGCCGAAGGGGGCCACACCGCGGTGTGGTGGCCGCCGTCGGGGAGGGTGAGCGTGACCTGGACGCGCTGGGCAGCCACGCCCTGCGCGGTGGCCTCGGCCATGCGTGGCAGGACCTCCTCGAGCGAGAACGCGTCGGACACCCGCGCGGTGAAGTCGCGC is a window from the Actinomycetota bacterium genome containing:
- a CDS encoding sensor histidine kinase; translated protein: MRRRSSSQGRTVERVVHRGLVFALLAAFVTAVYLGIVTGVGVLAGGQPLQPNAALSMVATAVVAVGFRPARERARGAADRIVYGDRATPYEVLRDFTARVSDAFSLEEVLPRMAEATAQGVAAQRVQVTLTLPDGGHHTAVWPPSATATDAWDRSVTVTHHGEVVGEIAIALSAGDRLRGDQARLLDDLAAQAGLALRNVRLTAELRTKVEAVTGQAAELQASRQRLVAAQDAERRRMEREIHDGAQQQLVSIALKLGVVGQLLERDPAAAAEALDQLGTDADTALNDLRDLARGIFPPLLTQEGVLAALDAHIRKHELRATIVAAPEVITGRFPAEVEVAAYFCCLEAIQNASKHAAGVAVTVRLGAEAGWLTFSVTDDGPGFDPSTCPPGTGLQNMVDRVEALGGILTIWTEPGRGCHVTGQLPVAGGPVTPRSQPPMPR